Proteins found in one Mycobacterium branderi genomic segment:
- a CDS encoding SMP-30/gluconolactonase/LRE family protein, translated as MKPTTDVARAAPLVDELLFPEAPRWRAGQLWFSDMIAKRVCTTDLNGTVATVAQFDEMPGGIGFLPDGTPLVVAMATARLLAIRDGCAAVYAELGDAARGHLDDMAVAIDGTAYVGAVGNMSADTEGTPPGGALVRVTPSGVVSRDADNLAFPNGAVLTDANTTLLVNETFGERITAFDIGEDGRLLNRRTWAALPGLHPDGLAVDELGAAWVGCYREEKFVRVLQGGRITDVITTAGRWATGAELGGPDGHTLFLLSADTDQRRFFNGDSRGRIDTVRVDTPAASP; from the coding sequence ATGAAGCCCACCACTGACGTAGCCCGTGCCGCGCCGCTCGTGGATGAGCTGCTGTTTCCGGAAGCGCCGCGTTGGCGAGCCGGGCAGCTGTGGTTTTCCGACATGATCGCCAAGCGCGTGTGCACCACGGACCTGAATGGAACCGTTGCAACGGTTGCGCAATTCGACGAGATGCCCGGCGGAATCGGGTTTTTGCCGGATGGCACACCGCTGGTCGTCGCTATGGCCACGGCGCGCCTGTTGGCCATCCGGGATGGTTGTGCCGCGGTGTATGCAGAGCTGGGTGATGCGGCAAGAGGACATCTCGACGACATGGCGGTCGCTATCGACGGCACTGCGTACGTCGGCGCCGTAGGAAACATGTCCGCCGATACGGAGGGCACGCCACCGGGCGGCGCACTCGTTCGCGTGACGCCGAGCGGCGTGGTCAGCCGCGATGCAGACAACCTGGCGTTTCCCAATGGTGCGGTCCTGACGGACGCAAACACCACTTTGCTCGTCAACGAGACATTCGGGGAGCGGATCACCGCGTTCGACATCGGTGAGGACGGCCGGCTGCTGAATCGCCGAACATGGGCGGCGCTGCCCGGACTTCATCCCGACGGACTTGCCGTCGACGAACTCGGCGCGGCCTGGGTCGGCTGCTATCGGGAGGAGAAGTTCGTCCGAGTCCTGCAGGGCGGGCGGATCACCGACGTGATCACGACCGCGGGCAGGTGGGCAACCGGAGCCGAACTGGGCGGCCCCGACGGTCACACGCTTTTCCTGCTTAGCGCAGACACCGATCAGCGCCGGTTCTTCAACGGCGACTCACGGGGCCGTATCGATACCGTCCGCGTCGATACCCCGGCGGCATCGCCATGA
- a CDS encoding TetR/AcrR family transcriptional regulator, whose product MTAQPGERRTPSWRADLPADEEEARERLLAAADACYAEKGPVRTRMSDIARRAGVHRSTVYYYFPTKDALLAASFVRAMTATLEAVEQCWQTDEPFLAQLVAACLRGNEIARSSPTMRSLLEDHQALGATYHAAEGSELWRAQLAEMVGRRLEAAAAAGQIRRDLPADTLARWIVRINFSLLAEPAKPEDGGDEGVLRNLLVASLHPRP is encoded by the coding sequence GTGACCGCTCAGCCCGGGGAACGGCGCACGCCCTCGTGGCGCGCTGACTTGCCCGCAGATGAAGAAGAGGCGCGTGAACGGTTGCTGGCCGCGGCCGATGCCTGCTACGCCGAGAAGGGTCCGGTACGCACCCGCATGAGCGACATCGCCCGGCGCGCAGGCGTGCACCGGTCAACGGTCTACTACTACTTCCCGACGAAGGATGCGCTGCTGGCAGCCTCCTTCGTGCGAGCGATGACCGCCACGCTGGAAGCCGTCGAACAATGCTGGCAGACTGACGAACCCTTCTTGGCTCAGCTGGTCGCGGCGTGCCTGCGCGGCAACGAGATTGCCCGCAGCTCGCCGACGATGCGATCACTGCTCGAAGACCACCAAGCCCTGGGCGCCACATATCACGCTGCCGAAGGCTCTGAATTGTGGCGGGCCCAGCTCGCCGAGATGGTCGGGCGACGCCTGGAGGCTGCCGCCGCAGCCGGCCAGATTCGCCGCGACCTTCCGGCGGACACCCTGGCCCGCTGGATCGTCCGGATCAACTTCAGCCTGCTCGCCGAACCGGCCAAGCCCGAAGATGGCGGCGATGAGGGCGTCCTGCGGAACTTGCTCGTCGCCTCGCTGCATCCTCGGCCATAG
- a CDS encoding TetR/AcrR family transcriptional regulator, translated as MPPRGKNAARRVEPERDGVRARLLKAAHELFTEKGYRATTTKEIAVRAGVAELSLFRHFGSKVEIFEASILTPVKTYIDQWCRSWVDFSSEATLDEMADNLVEGLYTLIRQDRRIFQELVAARSDPLSDLYPSAVAVSGELRKGLRAVHDASLVIAQKHGLPADDKPATIGAVASMIIGSVLLEDWAYPANKRVPGRTRMIRELSTLIVDGTTHRGRG; from the coding sequence ATGCCGCCGCGTGGTAAAAATGCAGCCCGCCGGGTAGAACCCGAGCGCGACGGCGTTCGCGCGCGACTGCTCAAGGCCGCACATGAGCTCTTCACCGAAAAGGGCTATCGGGCGACGACTACCAAAGAAATCGCGGTGAGGGCAGGTGTCGCCGAACTCAGCCTGTTTCGCCACTTCGGTTCGAAGGTGGAAATTTTCGAAGCCAGCATCCTCACGCCGGTCAAGACCTACATCGACCAGTGGTGCCGTTCCTGGGTCGATTTCTCCAGCGAGGCAACCCTCGACGAAATGGCGGACAACCTCGTCGAGGGCCTCTATACACTCATCCGGCAGGATCGTCGCATCTTCCAGGAGTTGGTCGCAGCACGTTCGGATCCGCTGAGTGACCTGTACCCGTCGGCTGTCGCGGTCAGTGGCGAGTTGCGAAAGGGATTGCGCGCGGTCCACGATGCCTCCCTCGTCATCGCCCAGAAACACGGATTACCCGCCGATGACAAACCCGCCACGATCGGCGCGGTAGCAAGCATGATCATCGGTTCGGTCTTGCTCGAGGACTGGGCTTATCCGGCCAACAAGCGCGTGCCGGGCAGGACTCGCATGATCCGGGAGCTGTCCACGCTCATCGTTGACGGAACGACGCACCGCGGTCGGGGATAA
- a CDS encoding phytoene desaturase family protein: protein MASDGQVIHADAILAGGSLAGLVAAAVLSRQGYRVIVLEETGHLGSRVGGTQVDGYWIDWGHRDGHGVGDIAFAPVFTRRAAEAVGISAPLRPFVGSCLRVHWLPDQRVTELPMESVVGTSADPVQQVRSLCTCFGVAPDRLEQVTKSILDAMMQLVGISDEEAHALIPARLADWLVRNVSEPEARRVILQQNELVPLGPNESLGRYITHLKTFAGEAGAVVIDHERVGGVQGIVTAFADVVKDNGGQILLNMKPLEVMVGDHEVQGVIALDESSLVHEFRAPIVITDYEGWRLPEFVDPDLLPAGFVEAASDLRQYSVALPSWWAGLSRLPRRRSDGEVEDHASPWQRIFRGRADVKHAYGGWFFTSAFSRNSAPPGKHLLTFWLETFSESGKPGWRSWADARADLDVAIDYLHQYYADLDECVEWSRYQYKTPPSWLSWYLKPAYRHPVKVSTIDGFYVASATAETKGSFLDIECAVGLEAAELAQQERGHLVSDAHGH from the coding sequence ATGGCATCGGACGGGCAAGTCATCCACGCAGATGCGATTCTGGCGGGGGGATCGTTGGCCGGGCTCGTCGCCGCGGCCGTGTTGTCGCGACAGGGCTACCGGGTCATCGTGCTGGAGGAGACCGGACACCTCGGCTCGCGGGTCGGGGGGACGCAAGTAGACGGCTATTGGATCGACTGGGGGCACCGCGACGGCCACGGCGTGGGTGACATCGCGTTTGCTCCCGTCTTCACCAGGCGCGCCGCGGAGGCGGTGGGCATCTCCGCGCCGCTTCGTCCCTTCGTTGGCTCGTGCCTTCGGGTGCATTGGCTGCCCGATCAGCGGGTTACCGAACTCCCGATGGAGTCGGTGGTGGGAACCAGCGCCGACCCGGTCCAGCAGGTCCGCAGCTTGTGCACCTGCTTCGGCGTCGCGCCGGACCGCCTGGAGCAGGTCACCAAATCCATCCTTGACGCGATGATGCAGTTGGTCGGCATCAGCGACGAAGAAGCACACGCTCTGATACCCGCGCGACTGGCCGACTGGTTGGTGCGAAACGTCAGTGAGCCTGAGGCCAGGCGTGTGATTCTGCAGCAAAATGAGCTTGTCCCACTGGGCCCGAACGAGTCGCTTGGCCGCTATATCACCCATCTCAAGACCTTCGCCGGGGAAGCCGGCGCGGTGGTGATCGACCACGAACGCGTCGGCGGTGTGCAGGGGATCGTCACCGCATTCGCCGACGTCGTGAAAGACAACGGCGGACAGATCCTGCTGAACATGAAGCCTCTGGAGGTAATGGTCGGCGACCACGAGGTGCAGGGCGTTATCGCTCTTGACGAGTCGAGCCTCGTTCACGAATTCCGCGCACCGATCGTCATCACCGACTACGAGGGCTGGCGGCTGCCCGAATTCGTCGATCCCGATTTGCTGCCGGCCGGATTCGTCGAAGCGGCCAGCGACTTGCGCCAATACAGCGTCGCGTTGCCTTCGTGGTGGGCGGGGCTTAGTCGGTTGCCCCGGCGCAGGTCCGACGGTGAGGTGGAAGACCACGCAAGTCCCTGGCAGCGGATCTTCCGTGGCCGTGCTGATGTGAAACACGCATACGGCGGTTGGTTTTTCACGTCCGCATTTTCGAGGAACTCGGCACCACCCGGTAAGCACTTGCTCACATTCTGGTTGGAAACCTTCAGTGAGTCCGGTAAGCCGGGCTGGCGCAGTTGGGCGGATGCCCGCGCAGACCTCGATGTCGCGATCGATTACCTGCACCAGTACTACGCCGACCTTGATGAGTGCGTGGAATGGTCGCGCTACCAATACAAGACACCGCCGTCGTGGCTGTCGTGGTACTTGAAGCCGGCATATCGGCATCCAGTCAAAGTGTCGACGATCGACGGCTTCTACGTCGCCAGCGCGACAGCAGAAACCAAGGGCAGCTTCTTAGACATCGAGTGTGCTGTCGGACTAGAGGCCGCTGAACTGGCTCAGCAAGAACGAGGTCACCTCGTCAGCGACGCGCACGGCCACTGA
- a CDS encoding aldehyde dehydrogenase family protein encodes MPMTAPPLEVLPDPHLLVGDERISTSSGGWHEHRYAATGTATRRVPLAGDAEIDAAVRAARAAAPAWAALPRDNRRRLLLAVAELIRTNADELTTTTVIENATPVSLAAHSPHLTADLFEYNAGWADKIGGTVEATWPVPAFDYTVEEPYGVIGVIIPWNGPLASIGMVVAPALAAGNCVVLKPPELAPWTSLRFGELLLEAGIPPGVVSVVPGGPSAGEALTSHPGIDKLHFTGSGATARRVLAGAQQNLTPVCLELGGKSANLIFADADLPAAVQQAVGGIVQLAGQTCLSGTRVIAEDSVYDAVVDMAVDILSQLTVGDPFDADTHMGPVVSAAAADRIMSMIERARTECRVVMGGERMSGEFAAGYYIPPTVLADVDNDSYIAQNEVFGPVLALLRFSDAAEAVRLANDTPYGLAAYVWGKDLQHTHRVVAELAAGNVWVNGFFGIPPSVPFGGVKASGYGRTGGREGIREFTRPKNVWIAL; translated from the coding sequence ATGCCTATGACCGCGCCACCCCTCGAGGTCCTACCGGACCCGCACCTGCTGGTGGGCGACGAACGGATCAGCACCTCCAGCGGTGGATGGCACGAGCACCGGTATGCGGCCACGGGGACAGCCACCCGGCGTGTCCCATTGGCCGGCGACGCCGAGATCGACGCTGCCGTACGAGCAGCACGTGCTGCGGCGCCCGCCTGGGCGGCTCTTCCCCGCGACAACCGGCGTCGGCTGCTGTTAGCGGTAGCCGAGTTGATCCGGACCAACGCCGACGAACTCACGACGACCACGGTCATCGAGAACGCCACACCGGTGTCGCTGGCCGCCCACTCCCCACATTTGACAGCAGACTTGTTCGAATACAACGCCGGCTGGGCGGACAAGATCGGCGGAACGGTCGAAGCGACCTGGCCCGTACCGGCATTCGACTACACGGTGGAAGAGCCGTACGGCGTCATCGGTGTCATCATTCCGTGGAACGGACCCCTTGCCTCCATCGGCATGGTTGTCGCGCCGGCTCTTGCCGCCGGAAATTGTGTCGTGTTAAAGCCTCCCGAACTCGCACCATGGACCAGCTTGCGTTTCGGAGAATTGTTGTTAGAGGCCGGTATTCCACCGGGAGTCGTCAGCGTGGTGCCGGGCGGGCCCAGCGCCGGTGAAGCCCTCACCAGCCATCCCGGTATCGACAAGCTGCACTTCACCGGCAGTGGAGCGACGGCTCGTCGCGTGCTGGCCGGCGCACAGCAGAACCTGACGCCGGTGTGCCTGGAACTCGGCGGCAAGAGTGCCAATCTGATTTTCGCCGACGCCGACCTACCGGCGGCCGTGCAGCAGGCGGTCGGGGGCATCGTGCAACTTGCCGGGCAGACATGCCTGAGCGGAACACGCGTCATTGCCGAAGACAGCGTTTATGACGCGGTGGTCGATATGGCCGTTGACATCCTTTCGCAGCTGACCGTCGGCGATCCCTTCGACGCCGACACCCACATGGGGCCCGTGGTCAGTGCAGCGGCCGCAGACCGGATCATGTCGATGATCGAACGCGCCCGCACCGAGTGCCGCGTCGTTATGGGGGGCGAACGGATGTCCGGCGAATTCGCCGCCGGTTACTACATACCTCCGACCGTGTTGGCCGACGTCGACAACGACTCCTACATCGCCCAGAACGAGGTGTTCGGGCCGGTGTTGGCGCTACTTCGGTTCAGTGATGCCGCCGAGGCCGTGCGGTTGGCCAACGACACCCCCTATGGGCTGGCGGCCTACGTGTGGGGCAAGGATCTCCAACACACGCATCGGGTCGTAGCTGAGCTCGCCGCGGGAAACGTATGGGTCAACGGCTTCTTCGGGATTCCGCCGTCAGTGCCCTTCGGTGGTGTCAAAGCCAGCGGTTACGGACGCACCGGCGGCCGCGAAGGGATCCGCGAGTTCACCAGACCCAAGAATGTCTGGATCGCGCTGTAG
- a CDS encoding nuclear transport factor 2 family protein — MTTDIGTHELEMLRREAAVRRVIEGYADAVTRRDVATYAAMYAPDAVWTIGPPVDQRIEGRDAIVAELSSQISRLDFFPVHRQQHRRLGARRDRPQQSDRARARPRRRGRSPPGLAAMNLYALYDDELRRDGDRWVFAARRYSILYLDTDAPAGQSFPIT; from the coding sequence ATGACCACCGACATCGGGACCCACGAACTGGAGATGCTTCGTCGTGAGGCGGCAGTACGGCGCGTCATCGAGGGCTACGCCGACGCGGTCACCCGGCGTGATGTCGCGACATACGCTGCGATGTACGCACCGGACGCAGTGTGGACGATCGGACCACCCGTTGATCAACGCATCGAGGGCCGCGACGCAATCGTCGCTGAATTGTCCTCGCAGATATCGAGGCTCGACTTTTTTCCTGTTCACCGTCAGCAACATCGTCGTCTCGGTGCACGACGAGATCGCCCACAGCAGAGCGACCGTGCACGAGCTCGGCCGCGCCGCCGAGGGCGCTCCCCCCCCGGACTCGCGGCCATGAACCTGTACGCGCTCTATGACGACGAGCTGCGCCGTGACGGTGACCGCTGGGTATTCGCTGCGCGCCGGTACTCGATCCTCTACCTCGACACGGATGCGCCTGCCGGGCAGTCGTTCCCGATCACCTAA
- a CDS encoding phosphotransferase family protein, producing the protein MVLRVPPAGEGVFPDYDLVRQARAMTLARCHGVAVPEVIAVETDESYLGSAFLAMDLVPGRIPADEAPQYCVAGWLFEAAPDRQRELYNNFHDTLADINRIGATTGADLSFLHRPQGEGPAGELAWWSSYLDWATDGLPPTEMVEALAWLHRNRPDPEPPATLVWGDARFGNVIFDDAFRVRAVLDWEMATAGPAEVDLGWSFAVRRSIQRGNGLPLDRELPGFPDRAATIHRYARRLGRPIQALGWYEVFAMVRMGAVLKALAGLLHQRGITDHIVHTIPPLQDWIYDLMEAAP; encoded by the coding sequence ATGGTACTGCGGGTCCCGCCGGCGGGCGAAGGGGTGTTCCCCGACTACGACCTGGTCCGGCAGGCCCGCGCCATGACGCTCGCGCGCTGCCACGGGGTGGCGGTGCCTGAGGTCATCGCCGTGGAAACCGATGAGTCCTATCTCGGTTCCGCGTTCCTCGCGATGGATCTGGTGCCGGGAAGAATTCCCGCCGACGAAGCACCCCAGTACTGCGTCGCCGGGTGGTTGTTCGAGGCCGCACCGGATCGGCAACGCGAGCTGTACAACAACTTTCACGACACGTTGGCCGATATCAACCGCATCGGCGCCACTACCGGCGCCGACCTGTCGTTTCTGCATCGCCCGCAGGGTGAGGGACCGGCAGGTGAGTTGGCGTGGTGGTCGAGCTACCTGGATTGGGCCACTGACGGTTTGCCGCCAACCGAAATGGTTGAGGCGCTAGCATGGCTGCACCGCAACCGCCCGGACCCAGAGCCACCCGCAACGCTGGTGTGGGGCGACGCCCGCTTCGGAAACGTGATCTTTGACGATGCCTTCCGGGTGCGCGCAGTGCTGGACTGGGAAATGGCAACGGCCGGCCCGGCGGAGGTCGACCTCGGATGGTCATTCGCGGTCCGGCGCTCGATCCAGCGCGGCAATGGGCTACCACTTGACCGTGAACTACCCGGCTTTCCCGATCGCGCGGCGACCATCCATCGGTACGCACGGCGCCTCGGCCGGCCGATCCAGGCACTTGGATGGTACGAGGTGTTCGCCATGGTCCGGATGGGCGCCGTCCTCAAGGCGCTGGCCGGACTGCTGCACCAGCGCGGCATCACCGACCACATCGTCCACACGATTCCACCGCTGCAGGATTGGATCTACGACCTGATGGAGGCCGCCCCATGA